A DNA window from Ornithodoros turicata isolate Travis chromosome 10, ASM3712646v1, whole genome shotgun sequence contains the following coding sequences:
- the LOC135369828 gene encoding WD repeat-containing protein WRAP73-like isoform X1: MSRLCCMAVSASFSNVFKESFSQSKFSHDGKHLAVPYGAKVTVYKQSIDLPETAVFENNDNVDVIEWSPDSTMILCVILKRKVLQIWSIEDPQWRCKITEGVMGLSSARWSPDSRHVLSSSDFQIRVTIWSLTSKSISYLKSTKQFIDCFAFSPSGTVLAVAEYRDSKDFISIISCEEWDLCKNFEVATEDMGGLAWSPNGDVLCVWEAPIISFKLFIYDTSGSMLATYHAKSELIGIKSVSWHPEGQLLLVEGHCDKFVVLDAITWDSLFEWSVPDVIVDADITVYRSPILPSKSQSDGPNQYDVIRKRPYSFTNVTRTVDKLKKLSRPTIVKFSATGKHIACTSGEFPTVVFVIEVESARCVSLVINASAVTSLKWAGHAEYLAICTGTKGFHLWSPLGCTTMPVSCRVPFQAKSCSWNPNGKSLVLHSQEMGIFGTVT, encoded by the exons ATGAGCAGACTGTGCTGCATGGCGGTCAGCGCAAGCTTTTCGAATGTGTTCAAGGAATCGTTTTCTCAAAGCAAGTTTTCACACGATGGAAAGCACTTG GCTGTACCGTACGGAGCGAAGGTTACCGTTTACAAGCAGAGCATTGACTTGCCTGAAACAGCTGTGTTTGAAAACAATGATAATGTTGACGTTATCGAG TGGTCACCTGACTCAACGATGATTCTGTGTGTTATACTGAAGCGAAAAGTCTTACAG ATCTGGTCAATAGAAGATCCTCAATGGAGGTGCAAAATAACTGAAGGCGTTATGGGCCTCAGTTCTGCTCGCTGGAGCCCCGACAGTCGTCATGTCCTGAGTTCTTCTGATTTCCAG ATACGTGTTACAATTTGGTCTCTGACAAGCAAATCAATTTCGTACTTGAAATCTACGAAGCAGTTCATTGATTGCTTTGCGTTCAGCCCAAGCGGGACTGTACTGGCTGTAGCAGAATATAGGGATTCGAAGGACTTCATCAGTATTATATCATGCGAAGAATGGGACCTTTGCAAG AACTTCGAAGTTGCAACGGAAGACATGGGTGGTTTAGCATGGTCACCAAATGGAGACGTTCTGTGTGTTTGGGAAGCACCAATTATTTCT TTCAAATTGTTCATTTACGATACCTCAGGCTCCATGCTTGCAACCTACCATGCAAAGTCTGAGCTCATCGGCATAAAGTCTGTATCCTGGCATCCTGAGGGACAGTTACTTCTTGTTGAAGGACATTGCGACAAG TTTGTGGTGCTCGATGCAATCACGTGGGACAGCCTCTTTGAGTGGAGTGTGCCAGACGTCATTGTAGATGCAGACatt ACGGTATACAGATCTCCCATATTGCCATCAAAGTCACAGAGTGATGGACCAAATCAGT ACGACGTCATTAGGAAACGGCCGTACAGTTTCACAAATGTGACAAGAACAGTCGACAAACTCAAGAAATTGTCGCGACCCACTATTGTGAAATTCAGCGCTACTGGAAAACACATAGCTTGTACGAGCG GAGAGTTTCCAACAGTGGTCTTCGTAATCGAAGTCGAAAGTGCACGGTGTGTATCTCTAGTGATCAATGCAAGTGCAGTAACAT CACTCAAATGGGCTGGTCATGCGGAGTACCTTGCCATTTGTACGGGCACGAAGGGTTTTCATTTGTGGTCACCTTTAGGCTGCACTACCATGCCGGTTTCATGCAGAG TACCATTTCAAGCGAAGTCATGTTCGTGGAACCCCAACGGGAAAAGCCTCGTGCTTCACAGTCAAGAAATGGGCATCTTTGGTACAGTCACATGA
- the LOC135369828 gene encoding WD repeat-containing protein WRAP73-like isoform X2, with product MSRLCCMAVSASFSNVFKESFSQSKFSHDGKHLAVPYGAKVTVYKQSIDLPETAVFENNDNVDVIEWSPDSTMILCVILKRKVLQIWSIEDPQWRCKITEGVMGLSSARWSPDSRHVLSSSDFQIRVTIWSLTSKSISYLKSTKQFIDCFAFSPSGTVLAVAEYRDSKDFISIISCEEWDLCKNFEVATEDMGGLAWSPNGDVLCVWEAPIISFKLFIYDTSGSMLATYHAKSELIGIKSVSWHPEGQLLLVEGHCDKFVVLDAITWDSLFEWSVPDVIVDADITVYRSPILPSKSQSDGPNQYDVIRKRPYSFTNVTRTVDKLKKLSRPTIVKFSATGKHIACTSGEFPTVVFVIEVESARTQMGWSCGVPCHLYGHEGFSFVVTFRLHYHAGFMQSTISSEVMFVEPQREKPRASQSRNGHLWYSHMKHTRL from the exons ATGAGCAGACTGTGCTGCATGGCGGTCAGCGCAAGCTTTTCGAATGTGTTCAAGGAATCGTTTTCTCAAAGCAAGTTTTCACACGATGGAAAGCACTTG GCTGTACCGTACGGAGCGAAGGTTACCGTTTACAAGCAGAGCATTGACTTGCCTGAAACAGCTGTGTTTGAAAACAATGATAATGTTGACGTTATCGAG TGGTCACCTGACTCAACGATGATTCTGTGTGTTATACTGAAGCGAAAAGTCTTACAG ATCTGGTCAATAGAAGATCCTCAATGGAGGTGCAAAATAACTGAAGGCGTTATGGGCCTCAGTTCTGCTCGCTGGAGCCCCGACAGTCGTCATGTCCTGAGTTCTTCTGATTTCCAG ATACGTGTTACAATTTGGTCTCTGACAAGCAAATCAATTTCGTACTTGAAATCTACGAAGCAGTTCATTGATTGCTTTGCGTTCAGCCCAAGCGGGACTGTACTGGCTGTAGCAGAATATAGGGATTCGAAGGACTTCATCAGTATTATATCATGCGAAGAATGGGACCTTTGCAAG AACTTCGAAGTTGCAACGGAAGACATGGGTGGTTTAGCATGGTCACCAAATGGAGACGTTCTGTGTGTTTGGGAAGCACCAATTATTTCT TTCAAATTGTTCATTTACGATACCTCAGGCTCCATGCTTGCAACCTACCATGCAAAGTCTGAGCTCATCGGCATAAAGTCTGTATCCTGGCATCCTGAGGGACAGTTACTTCTTGTTGAAGGACATTGCGACAAG TTTGTGGTGCTCGATGCAATCACGTGGGACAGCCTCTTTGAGTGGAGTGTGCCAGACGTCATTGTAGATGCAGACatt ACGGTATACAGATCTCCCATATTGCCATCAAAGTCACAGAGTGATGGACCAAATCAGT ACGACGTCATTAGGAAACGGCCGTACAGTTTCACAAATGTGACAAGAACAGTCGACAAACTCAAGAAATTGTCGCGACCCACTATTGTGAAATTCAGCGCTACTGGAAAACACATAGCTTGTACGAGCG GAGAGTTTCCAACAGTGGTCTTCGTAATCGAAGTCGAAAGTGCACG CACTCAAATGGGCTGGTCATGCGGAGTACCTTGCCATTTGTACGGGCACGAAGGGTTTTCATTTGTGGTCACCTTTAGGCTGCACTACCATGCCGGTTTCATGCAGAG TACCATTTCAAGCGAAGTCATGTTCGTGGAACCCCAACGGGAAAAGCCTCGTGCTTCACAGTCAAGAAATGGGCATCTTTGGTACAGTCACATGAAGCATACACGACTATAA